Proteins encoded in a region of the Tripterygium wilfordii isolate XIE 37 chromosome 21, ASM1340144v1, whole genome shotgun sequence genome:
- the LOC119989807 gene encoding L10-interacting MYB domain-containing protein-like isoform X2 — MDTPQEIVDENSLWSPVTEKLFVDIMVEQVSRGNMKSGVFHNKIWSSILVEMNTKTARNYQMKQIKAKFHRLRMKHRAFSDLLNHTGFGWDAATNTVTADEEVWENYLKKNPIAGQFKKKRCENYVNLGILFNTGTATGVLHHASTVSPPNTDDEKELDAQFRQTGVHINVDVEDDEDHIDAGILEPKTRSGKRLAPLPTRGSKKESKMSAVSEALHAFVNVQNAKAERLKTSSCDATSAHVDDSLAVCMRILNGIQFPVEYRVKAMSMFISPEWRKMFMEMSDELREAWLMSL; from the exons ATGGATACCCCGCAAGAAATTGTTGACGAAAATTCTTTGTGGAGCCCTGTCACGGAGAAGTTATTTGTAGATATTATGGTTGAACAAGTAAGTCGGGGGAACATGAAGAGTGGGGTATTCCATAACAAGATTTGGAGCTCAATATTGGTGGAGATGAATACCAAGACTGCAAGGAattatcaaatgaaacaaaTTAAGGCTAAATTTCATCGGCTTAGGATGAAGCACCGTGCTTTTTCTGATCTACTCAACCATACTGGGTTTGGCTGGGATGCAGCTACTAATACTGTCACTGCTGATGAAGAAGTGTGGGAAAATTATTTGAAG AAAAATCCAATTGCTGGccaattcaagaaaaaaaggtGTGAAAATTATGTCAACCTTGGCATACTTTTTAACACAGGAACGGCCACTGGTGTTCTACATCATGCTTCGACCGTGAGTCCTCCGAACACTGATGATGAGAAGGAGTTGGATGCTCAATTTAGGCAAACAGGGGTGCACATTAATGTGGATGTTGAGGATGATGAAGACCACATCGATGCTGGAATATTGGAACCCAAGACTCGCAGTGGTAAAAGATTGGCCCCGTTGCCCACCAGAGGGTCGAAGAAGGAATCGAAGATGAGTGCCGTTAGTGAGGCACTCCACGCATTCGTCAATGTCCAAAATGCAAAGGCGGAGAGGTTGAAGACTTCTAGTTGTGATGCTACTAGTGCACATGTTGATGACTCCTTAGCTGTTTGTATGCGGATTCTCAATGGCATACAATTCCCAGTTGAGTACCGTGTGAAGGCCATGTCGATGTTTATTAGTCCAGAGTGGAGGAAGATGTTCATGGAGATGTCGGATGAGCTCAGGGAAGCTTGGCTTATGAGCCTGTAG
- the LOC119989807 gene encoding L10-interacting MYB domain-containing protein-like isoform X1, whose product MHLLYMDTPQEIVDENSLWSPVTEKLFVDIMVEQVSRGNMKSGVFHNKIWSSILVEMNTKTARNYQMKQIKAKFHRLRMKHRAFSDLLNHTGFGWDAATNTVTADEEVWENYLKKNPIAGQFKKKRCENYVNLGILFNTGTATGVLHHASTVSPPNTDDEKELDAQFRQTGVHINVDVEDDEDHIDAGILEPKTRSGKRLAPLPTRGSKKESKMSAVSEALHAFVNVQNAKAERLKTSSCDATSAHVDDSLAVCMRILNGIQFPVEYRVKAMSMFISPEWRKMFMEMSDELREAWLMSL is encoded by the exons ATG CACCTACTTTATATGGATACCCCGCAAGAAATTGTTGACGAAAATTCTTTGTGGAGCCCTGTCACGGAGAAGTTATTTGTAGATATTATGGTTGAACAAGTAAGTCGGGGGAACATGAAGAGTGGGGTATTCCATAACAAGATTTGGAGCTCAATATTGGTGGAGATGAATACCAAGACTGCAAGGAattatcaaatgaaacaaaTTAAGGCTAAATTTCATCGGCTTAGGATGAAGCACCGTGCTTTTTCTGATCTACTCAACCATACTGGGTTTGGCTGGGATGCAGCTACTAATACTGTCACTGCTGATGAAGAAGTGTGGGAAAATTATTTGAAG AAAAATCCAATTGCTGGccaattcaagaaaaaaaggtGTGAAAATTATGTCAACCTTGGCATACTTTTTAACACAGGAACGGCCACTGGTGTTCTACATCATGCTTCGACCGTGAGTCCTCCGAACACTGATGATGAGAAGGAGTTGGATGCTCAATTTAGGCAAACAGGGGTGCACATTAATGTGGATGTTGAGGATGATGAAGACCACATCGATGCTGGAATATTGGAACCCAAGACTCGCAGTGGTAAAAGATTGGCCCCGTTGCCCACCAGAGGGTCGAAGAAGGAATCGAAGATGAGTGCCGTTAGTGAGGCACTCCACGCATTCGTCAATGTCCAAAATGCAAAGGCGGAGAGGTTGAAGACTTCTAGTTGTGATGCTACTAGTGCACATGTTGATGACTCCTTAGCTGTTTGTATGCGGATTCTCAATGGCATACAATTCCCAGTTGAGTACCGTGTGAAGGCCATGTCGATGTTTATTAGTCCAGAGTGGAGGAAGATGTTCATGGAGATGTCGGATGAGCTCAGGGAAGCTTGGCTTATGAGCCTGTAG
- the LOC119989804 gene encoding receptor-like serine/threonine-protein kinase SD1-7 isoform X2, producing MKINWDKVDLVVFTRLIEGQDIAVKRLSKISGQGTEEFMNEVRLIARLQHRNLVRLLGCCIEMDENILIYEYMEHRSLDAIIFSQSRSALLNWPRRFNIICGIARGLLYLHQDSRFRIIHRDLKTSNVLLDGDMNPKISDFGLARIFGGDQMEAKTRRVIGTYGYMSPEYAMNGLFSVKSDVFSFGVLVLEIVSGKKNTGFYHSNGELNLLGHAWRLWREGTGPELIDQSVGESYSLNEVLRCIQVALLCVQERTEDRPTMSSVVLMLSSETATMPQPKKPGFCLGTDYIESSSFSIKQHESCTVNQVTVTAFDPR from the exons ATGAAAATAAACTGGGACAAGGTGGATTTGGTAGTGTTTACAAG GTTGATAGAAGGTCAAGATATAGCGGTGAAGAGGCTGTCAAAGATTTCTGGACAAGGAACGGAAGAATTCATGAATGAGGTCAGGTTAATAGCCAGGCTTCAACATAGAAATCTGGTTCGCTTGCTTGGTTGCTGCATTGAGATGGatgaaaatattttgatttacGAGTACATGGAGCACAGAAGCCTTGATGCTATTATATTCA GTCAATCGAGGAGTGCCTTATTGAATTGGCCAAGGCGGTTCAACATCATATGTGGGATTGCTCGAGGACTTCTATATCTTCACCAGGATTCCAGATTCAGAATCATCCACAGGGATCTCAAAACAAGCAATGTTCTACTTGACGGAGATATGAACCCCAAAATATCAGATTTTGGCTTGGCAAGAATTTTCGGTGGAGATCAAATGGAAGCAAAAACCAGGCGAGTCATTGGCACATA TGGATATATGTCTCCTGAGTATGCAATGAACGGTCTCTTCTCTGTGAAATCTGATGTTTTCAGCTTTGGTGTTCTCGTTTTGGAGATCGTAAGTGGCAAGAAAAACACGGGGTTTTATCATTCAAACGGTGAACTAAATCTTCTTGGACAT GCGTGGAGACTATGGAGAGAAGGGACGGGACCGGAACTGATAGATCAATCAGTGGGTGAATCGTATTCCCTGAATGAAGTTCTAAGGTGCATACAGGTTGCTCTGTTATGTGTGCAAGAACGAACTGAAGACAGGCCAACCATGTCATCTGTGGTCTTGATGTTGAGCAGTGAAACTGCAACTATGCCACAGCCTAAAAAGCCCGGGTTCTGTCTTGGAACGGATTATATTGAATCCAGTTCATTTTCAATTAAGCAACATGAATCATGTACCGTGAACCAAGTGACAGTCACAGCGTTTGATCCTAGATAG